One window from the genome of Roseofilum capinflatum BLCC-M114 encodes:
- the grxC gene encoding glutaredoxin 3, with the protein MAKVEIYTWSTCPFCLRAKALLDRKGADYIEYCIDGDEDARDEMVERTGGPRSLPQIFVDDRYVGDCSGIYDLDSQGKLDPILAL; encoded by the coding sequence ATGGCAAAAGTTGAAATTTACACCTGGAGTACCTGCCCCTTTTGTCTGCGAGCCAAAGCCTTATTAGACCGTAAAGGGGCTGACTATATTGAATATTGTATCGATGGAGACGAAGACGCACGGGATGAAATGGTAGAGCGCACGGGCGGCCCGCGATCGCTCCCTCAAATTTTTGTTGACGATCGATATGTGGGCGACTGTAGCGGTATTTATGACCTTGATTCTCAGGGTAAACTCGACCCCATTTTAGCTCTGTAA
- a CDS encoding 5-(carboxyamino)imidazole ribonucleotide synthase: MKQGQKTRVGVIGGGQLAWMMALEAQPLGIEFIVQTPESSDPAVSRASEVIFGAIADAATTEQLAQRCEVITFENEFIDLEALSSLEQSGICFRPRLSALKPLLDKYDQRCFLQNLGIPVPWFKSVDWYHLPENLSFPVVLKTRRQGYDGQGTLILKDRDQLNQAAKTFADVPVLLEDFVPFERELAVMAARFSSGEVVVYPVVETQQINQVCRWVLVPAEVGETVQQKIEEMARTLLNQLEVIGIFGIEFFLTADQQVLVNEIAPRTHNSGHFSLDACQTSQFAQHLRSVADLPVGDPSLQCGGAVMVNLLGYETSESEYLEQREALAQIPGSHVHWYAKPEVRPGRKLGHVTVCTDTTKREELVAIAQKIESMWYPR, translated from the coding sequence ATGAAACAGGGACAGAAAACTCGCGTGGGGGTGATTGGGGGAGGACAGTTAGCCTGGATGATGGCTCTAGAAGCCCAACCCTTGGGGATTGAATTCATCGTACAAACGCCTGAATCGAGCGATCCGGCAGTCTCTAGAGCCTCGGAGGTCATTTTTGGGGCGATCGCCGATGCTGCTACTACAGAGCAATTGGCCCAACGCTGTGAGGTGATTACGTTTGAAAATGAGTTTATCGATCTAGAGGCGCTCTCTTCACTAGAGCAGTCTGGGATCTGTTTTCGTCCCCGTTTATCTGCCCTCAAACCGTTATTAGATAAATACGATCAGCGCTGTTTTCTGCAAAATTTAGGCATTCCGGTTCCCTGGTTTAAAAGTGTAGATTGGTATCATTTACCGGAAAATTTGTCTTTTCCGGTGGTTTTGAAGACCCGAAGACAGGGGTATGATGGTCAAGGAACTTTGATCTTAAAAGATCGAGACCAGTTAAATCAAGCGGCAAAAACCTTTGCTGATGTTCCCGTTTTATTAGAAGACTTTGTACCCTTCGAGCGAGAATTGGCGGTGATGGCAGCTCGCTTTTCTTCTGGGGAGGTGGTGGTGTATCCGGTGGTGGAAACCCAACAGATTAATCAGGTTTGTCGGTGGGTGTTGGTTCCGGCTGAAGTGGGGGAAACTGTGCAACAAAAAATTGAGGAAATGGCTCGGACGTTACTCAATCAGTTAGAGGTAATTGGAATTTTTGGGATTGAGTTTTTCTTAACGGCTGACCAGCAAGTTTTAGTGAATGAAATTGCCCCGCGTACCCATAATTCCGGTCATTTTAGCTTAGATGCTTGCCAAACTTCCCAGTTTGCCCAACATCTGCGATCAGTGGCAGATTTACCAGTGGGCGATCCGAGTTTGCAGTGCGGGGGAGCGGTGATGGTGAATTTATTGGGGTATGAAACTTCAGAGAGCGAGTATTTAGAGCAACGGGAGGCATTAGCCCAAATTCCTGGCAGTCATGTCCATTGGTATGCCAAGCCTGAAGTCAGACCGGGACGCAAGCTAGGCCATGTTACGGTCTGTACAGATACCACAAAACGGGAGGAGTTGGTGGCGATCGCCCAAAAAATAGAATCGATGTGGTATCCGAGATAA